One Thermus sp. CCB_US3_UF1 DNA window includes the following coding sequences:
- the gcvH gene encoding glycine cleavage system protein GcvH produces the protein MDIPKDRFYTKSHEWALPEGDTVLVGITDYAQDALGDVVYVELPEVGRRVEKGEAVAVVESVKTASDIYAPVAGEVVEVNAALEKSPELINQDPYGEGWIFRLRPVDMGDLDELLDAEGYGEALASEA, from the coding sequence CATACCCAAGGACCGCTTTTACACCAAGAGCCACGAGTGGGCCCTGCCCGAAGGGGACACGGTGCTGGTGGGCATCACCGACTACGCCCAGGATGCTCTGGGGGACGTGGTCTATGTGGAGCTCCCCGAGGTGGGACGGCGGGTGGAAAAGGGCGAGGCGGTGGCCGTGGTGGAAAGCGTCAAGACGGCTTCTGACATCTACGCCCCCGTGGCGGGGGAGGTGGTGGAGGTAAACGCCGCCTTGGAGAAGAGCCCGGAGCTCATCAACCAAGACCCCTACGGGGAGGGCTGGATTTTCCGCCTGCGTCCCGTGGACATGGGGGACCTGGACGAGCTCCTGGACGCGGAAGGCTACGGGGAGGCTTTGGCAAGCGAGGCCTAG